The window ACACATTGCCTAGTCTGTGGATGTTCTGATTTGCAAGCTCATTATCATCCATTGTAAATGAACCTTCTTTGTAATGTGAAAAATGTCTTGCAATATCATGATCCAATGCACCACATGTTGTAATTGTTACATCAAACCATTTGTTTTTAATCATATTTTTGATAATACCTCGTAATCCTGTTGACACTACAGCTCCTACAAATGAAACAAATCGTAAACATTGTTCATCTGATATCATTTCCGTCAAAATTTGTAATCCGTCTGATAGATTGACTGATTCAAACCCTCCCGACTGTGCTAATTCATCAAAAATTTTTTCTATTGATGTATTTGAGTCAATTTCAATATCCTTTACTGGACGACCTGGTTCTATCATGATCTTAATCGTCGAAGTCAAGTATAAAATTCTGCCTTAATCTGCTTGCTTTTTTTATTTCATTAAGAAAACTTTAAACCCGCCCAATAACACTCATTTTCGAATGGCAGGTAGAATTAAGGTAGGTTTAGTAGGGATTGGTAATTGTTTTTCAGGATTAATTCAAGGAATTGAATACTATAGAAAAAATCCTGATCAAGAAGTTACTGGAATTATTCATGATAAATTAGCTGGTTATGGTATTCATGATATTGATTTTGTTTGTGGGTTTGATGTTGGCGAAAATAAAGTTGGCAAACCCCTTCATGAAGCAATCTATGCATTCCCAAACATGGTTGACTGGATTCCAAAAGATGAATTACCAAAAACTGATGCCAAAATTTACGAAAGCCCAATTTTAGATGGAGTTGGTTTATGGGTAGAAAATAGAATTAAACCAATCGAAAATCCAAAATCTGTCGAACAAATTACTGAAGAAGTTAAACGAGTCATCAAAGATACTGGTGTTGAAATTATTGTTTCTTATTTACCTGTAGGTTCTGATAAGGTGACTGAATATTGGGCACAAATTTGTCTTGATACCAATACTGCATTTGTTAATTGTATTCCATCATTTATTGCATCTGATGAAACTTGGGCAAAGAAGTTTGCAGAAAAAAATATTCCATGTATCGGTGATGATATCAAAGGACAAGTTGGTGCAACTATTGTTCATAGAACTCTGGCCAAATTATGTAATGACAGGGGTACTAAAATTGAAAAAACATATCAAATCAATGTAGGCGGCAACACTGATTTCTTAAATATGAAAGAACAAGATAGACTTGTTTCAAAGAAAATTTCTAAAACCGAAAGTGTACAAAGTCAACTAAATGAAAGATTAGATGATGATCAAATTTACGTTGGTCCTTCAGACTTCATTCCTTTCTTAGGTAATACAAAACTCATGTTTATGAGAATTGAAGGACGTCAATGGGCAAATATTCCTTACAATATGGAAGTTCGCCTAGAAGTTGATGACAAAGCAAATTCTGCAGGAATTGTAATTGATGCAATTCGATTAGCAAAAATTGCTCTTGATCGGGGCGTTGGTGGTCCTATCAAACCTGCAAGCGCATATTTGATGAAACATCCTATTGAACAAACATCTGATGTTAAAGCAAAAGCTGAATGTGAAAAATTCGTTGCTGGTGACTAGTCACTGAAAATTATTTGAATCTGAGAATCTTATTTTTCTGTTCTTTTCATATTTTGTTAAATCAAATTCTTTATTCAATCCATATTCTCCTTTTAATTTAGTCACTTTAGTTGTTACAACTTTATTATTTTCAACTAGATCTATCATGAGACTATTTCCTCCATATTTTTGGCTCTCTACATTAGCAGCTAAAATTGGAATTCTGTTTTCTAAAGATCTTACCTGAACATACATCTTCCAAGGCTCAATGCCTCTTTTGACTATTCTACTTGGTGAGAATAACACTTGAGCCCCTTTTTTTACTAATGTGTTGGCTACATTGGGAAACACCATATCATAACAAATCACTATCCCAAATTTGCATGCTGTTTGGAAGATTTTGGCCTCTTTCCCAGGTTTGACATTGTTTTTTTCATAGTCAAAAGGATGTATTTTTTCCTGTTTTCCTACAAAATCCCCGTTTGAGCCTATTATTGGAGATACAATTGACGTTCCAGTTTTTGTGGTTTCATAAAATGCGCCTGGAATGATGGTCATAGAGAACTCTTTTGCTATTTTCTTAAATTCTGAAAACTCAGAATCAAAGTCATTTATCTCATTATTTTTCAGCCATTGTTCTGGCAAACATACGATGTCTGTGTCTCTCTTGCCTAATTTTTTTAGAATTTTTGATGCACACTCTATTCCTTTTTCATTTGTACTTTGTGGTGTAGTTTGGATCAATCCTAGCTTTACCATGATTTTACAATTCCTTCTTAGTAATTATAGTAGGCGTAATCTTGCGATCATGTGACAAAAAATGCTAAAAAATAATTTTACCACTACGAAAAATGTCATAACATAACAAGAAAAATTATGCAATTATGTCAACTAAACTTGTTAACCATCGATTATCCTTCGTATTGAGAATTTACTATCATTGGTTCATGTCAAAAAAGTTGAGATCTTTGGTTTCAAGTCATTTGGATTTAAAAATACTACAGTACAGTTTGAACCAGGTCTAGTTTCAATTTCCGGACCAAATGGATCTGGTAAAAGTAACATTTTAGATGCTATAATTTTTGCAATGGGAGAAAATAAACCCAAAGTTATGAGAGTCGATAAGCTTCGATCATTAATTCATGATATTGAAGGAAATAGACGTGGACCAAAAATGGCACGCTCCAGTGTACATTTTGATAATTCTGATAGAAAAATTCCTGTTGATTCAGATAATGTCGAAATTACTCGAGAAATGGATGCAAGTGGTGAAAATACATACTATCTGAACAAAAAGAAAACTAATCGAAGTCATGTACTTGATTTACTTGATATGGCTAATGCTGGTTTAGGACAATTAAACGCAGTACAGCAAGGAACTGTAACCAGAATTTCAGAATTTACATCTGAAGAGAAAAGAAAAACCATTGAAGATTTGATTGGACTTTCTTATTTTGATGATAAAAAAACAGAGTCTGTCAAACAACTTGATGAGGCTGATAGGAGATTAGAAATTGCTCTTGCAAAAATGGGTGAAATCAAAAAAAGAATTGATGAGCTTGAAGAAGAAAGAAACCAGAAATTACGCCATGATATACTTGAGCGTGAACTAAATCGCTACAAGGCAATTGCCGCTGCCAATAAAATGAAGGTAATTTCTGCCCAAAAAACCTCAAAAGAGTCCACTTTGAGAGAATTAACTGCTGAAATTACCACTTTTGACACTGAGAGAACTGCATTAAGAGAAGAAATTGGTGCATTAGAATCTGAAAAAAATAAACTAATGGCAGAAGCTAATGATTACAGTCAAGCCAAAGCTTCACTTGATGCAGAAATAAGTTCTGCAATGGAACAATATGAAATTGATAATAGTGCTATCTCTGCATCAAAAAAACGATTAGAACAAATCAACTCTAGATTGCCTGAGATTCAATCTGAAATCGATGATATTGATAATGCAAGAACTGATATTGATACACAAATTCAAAAAATTAAAGAATCAATTGAAGAAACAAATGTAAAGAAAAATAAAATTAATGATGATCTACAAATAATTGATTCACAAAGAAACAAAATTTTAACTGAACAGTCAGAAGCAGCCACAAAAAAATCTGAAATTGATAATAAAATTAAATCTCTCACAACCCAACTAAATGATACAAAATTAAAACTCTCTAAAGTTTTACATGAAAAAGATGAATCAAAAATAAAAATTGATACCAACTCTACAAAGTTTTCTGAATTAGAAAGTGACATTGAAAAACTTACTGGTTATCAAAAACAACTAGAATCAATGCTAAATAATCATAGTGCTTCTATCACTGAATTAAAATCTAGAATTAAAAAACTACAAACAAAAAAATCAAAAATTTATAATGATATGGATGAACTGGGATTAATTTTAGAAAAGTCTAGCAAGGCTGCAAACCAATATGAATCAAAAATTAAAACTGTAAAAGGATTCATGCATGAAGATTACACTGTTGCAAAATTAAAAGAAGATGCAGACAAACTCGGTATTGAAGGATTAGTTTATGAAATGATTTCATGGGATAAAAAATACGAACGTTCTGTCTTGGCAGTGAGCTCTGATTGGATTAAAGCAATTGTTGTAAAAGATTTTGCAACACTACTTGGAATTGCTGAAGTTGCTAGAAGTAAAAATCTCCCTAAACTTAAGATAATTCCATTGGACGCAATTCCAAAATTCAAACTTTCATTGCCTAAAGGTTCTGGAATCTTAGGGGTATTATCTGACTATGTTGCATGTGATTCTGCTTATTCTTCTCTTAAAACATTCTTGTTTGGGAATATTGTACTAACTGAAACAAGAGAATCTGCCTATAATATTTCTCAAAAAGGCTACAAATCTGTTACATTGGATGGTGAATTCTTTGAGGCAAAAGGTGGTACTGTTGTAATTGATATTAATTCAAAAATTTCAAAACTAACTAAGCTTATTTCTATGAGTAGTGACATTGATGGATTGTTCCAATCTATCAGCATCATTAAAAAATACCTGCTAAAGAAAAAACATTCTTTGAAAAAATTAGAAGAATCTATTCAATCTTATGATGAAAGACTTTTGATTTCTGAAAAATCTCTAACATCTACTACTGAAAATTATTCTAATCTGAAATCTCGAATCACATCTGCCTTTACCATGAAGGAACAACTGTCAAAAAGAATTTCTGAATTAACTGCTAGAAATGATATAATAGAATCTGAAATAAGTACAAACGAATCTCATGTTGAATCCTTACAAGATCGTATTACTATTGTTGAAGAAAACTATGCCAGTGGAGAACAAGATCGTATTGCCAATGAATTATCTAGAATCAATATAAAAAAATCTGATATTGAAAAATTATACACGACAATCATGAATGAATATCGTGATAAATCTTCTCAATTGACAACTTTGCAAACTCAGTATACTAGAGAACAATCTCAATCAAATCGTTTGAATGATGAAACTAATTCTTTAAACCTTGAACATCAGGAAATAGAAACAAAAATCCAAGAACTAGAAAAACAAAAAGAATCCAAGAATGAGATTCTTGTATCGTTACGT is drawn from Nitrosopumilus sp. and contains these coding sequences:
- a CDS encoding inositol-3-phosphate synthase — encoded protein: MAGRIKVGLVGIGNCFSGLIQGIEYYRKNPDQEVTGIIHDKLAGYGIHDIDFVCGFDVGENKVGKPLHEAIYAFPNMVDWIPKDELPKTDAKIYESPILDGVGLWVENRIKPIENPKSVEQITEEVKRVIKDTGVEIIVSYLPVGSDKVTEYWAQICLDTNTAFVNCIPSFIASDETWAKKFAEKNIPCIGDDIKGQVGATIVHRTLAKLCNDRGTKIEKTYQINVGGNTDFLNMKEQDRLVSKKISKTESVQSQLNERLDDDQIYVGPSDFIPFLGNTKLMFMRIEGRQWANIPYNMEVRLEVDDKANSAGIVIDAIRLAKIALDRGVGGPIKPASAYLMKHPIEQTSDVKAKAECEKFVAGD
- a CDS encoding carbon-nitrogen hydrolase family protein, with the protein product MVKLGLIQTTPQSTNEKGIECASKILKKLGKRDTDIVCLPEQWLKNNEINDFDSEFSEFKKIAKEFSMTIIPGAFYETTKTGTSIVSPIIGSNGDFVGKQEKIHPFDYEKNNVKPGKEAKIFQTACKFGIVICYDMVFPNVANTLVKKGAQVLFSPSRIVKRGIEPWKMYVQVRSLENRIPILAANVESQKYGGNSLMIDLVENNKVVTTKVTKLKGEYGLNKEFDLTKYEKNRKIRFSDSNNFQ
- a CDS encoding chromosome segregation SMC family protein, translated to MVHVKKVEIFGFKSFGFKNTTVQFEPGLVSISGPNGSGKSNILDAIIFAMGENKPKVMRVDKLRSLIHDIEGNRRGPKMARSSVHFDNSDRKIPVDSDNVEITREMDASGENTYYLNKKKTNRSHVLDLLDMANAGLGQLNAVQQGTVTRISEFTSEEKRKTIEDLIGLSYFDDKKTESVKQLDEADRRLEIALAKMGEIKKRIDELEEERNQKLRHDILERELNRYKAIAAANKMKVISAQKTSKESTLRELTAEITTFDTERTALREEIGALESEKNKLMAEANDYSQAKASLDAEISSAMEQYEIDNSAISASKKRLEQINSRLPEIQSEIDDIDNARTDIDTQIQKIKESIEETNVKKNKINDDLQIIDSQRNKILTEQSEAATKKSEIDNKIKSLTTQLNDTKLKLSKVLHEKDESKIKIDTNSTKFSELESDIEKLTGYQKQLESMLNNHSASITELKSRIKKLQTKKSKIYNDMDELGLILEKSSKAANQYESKIKTVKGFMHEDYTVAKLKEDADKLGIEGLVYEMISWDKKYERSVLAVSSDWIKAIVVKDFATLLGIAEVARSKNLPKLKIIPLDAIPKFKLSLPKGSGILGVLSDYVACDSAYSSLKTFLFGNIVLTETRESAYNISQKGYKSVTLDGEFFEAKGGTVVIDINSKISKLTKLISMSSDIDGLFQSISIIKKYLLKKKHSLKKLEESIQSYDERLLISEKSLTSTTENYSNLKSRITSAFTMKEQLSKRISELTARNDIIESEISTNESHVESLQDRITIVEENYASGEQDRIANELSRINIKKSDIEKLYTTIMNEYRDKSSQLTTLQTQYTREQSQSNRLNDETNSLNLEHQEIETKIQELEKQKESKNEILVSLREKEQELISTSGSSIGHLKEFDDKLKVMTEKDRELTKQINTLERQTDSLNRDLHDLIENEAKLQQILSAFGFDRDMETFDVESIVQGLTSELASLNALNAKAPETYLEVSYGYRSMSTRKNSLEAERNSIVKFIEDIEKDKRQTFLDAFDKVDKEIRLIFNKMTNGNAWLELQNEDDIFNSGISYLIQFPNKPKRESTSISGGEKTLAAIVFVLALQKLKPSPFYLFDEVDAHLDAPNSERLAKILEERSKESQFIMVSLKDSVIQKAKLIYGVFPKNGVSNVVTYKDKRLPSVKTS